Proteins encoded together in one Octopus bimaculoides isolate UCB-OBI-ISO-001 chromosome 24, ASM119413v2, whole genome shotgun sequence window:
- the LOC106870896 gene encoding uncharacterized protein LOC106870896, giving the protein MDKKTKPRRNSEKRREKSRDAARQRRNQETHIFTELADTLPLAKGKTRQLDKASIMRLTLCLMKQHEIRLSVKDTRQTVFDQTESFNANNNGSHVNSITDDDQSDADANSNTQSFSPKNNTRTAEDNNQPTITGNHSPSRECSSLDEAVVAQLYAKALDGFVIILSRDGEIVDVSEHVGKYLGIQQIDLLGQNIYEYIHPCDHEQLRSELGPSRAHRTAGVDTLPSPRQVFSLRVKSTLTAKGRNINLKSASYKVIKFSGQLLCPTGDINFFQSSSATSPASSSSSTSSSTACLPYSSSSPLDKASLQKKLAKHVAASTDADNDSDGEDGDDDDDDDVVVIEKKEFKSEANDDDEYSRQEIKTEKQIGEEGGDSRGGRGSCDQGPLHPGHHPNKHSPPQHCLQSEHLHHTSSSLHQQSSSLATSPITIKEETENGSFTCEAQVVGNSLSRLLKLPLHQHPPTDDDDDDDDSNKMADHVDDKGGETGSHQKGEGHHHVGRFRDNLKQKQDNDDEAKSGDSSDATADQEHKDSKCDDTAKMLSPCATPANRSRHVSGNSSDSSSAETGNARTGTAYFVAFGEPIPHPSNIEIPLGSQTFLSQHSMDMRFTIWDEKIKELVGYSSEDIIGHSIYEYYHGLDAETVGQAFKELMTKGQITTGQYRFLAKQGGHVWLTTQATVIYDNRTQKPLYVVCVHSVLSEIENQHEILSMVQQPLSSQSQPQTPSAKQSFHPQIEDLVHTNNSNTKHTNDHSVTSSSSSSSSTSTSATRKISMDRTQSYSLLVAPKVATSEAESQLLVKCKKENVVNLSSGGHLLGNNNNDDTKRSKDGRPLLTYKISKFTPPLSSTSSSLSSHKFVLSKLGDLVSQREAGPKSCDSRFYSQKDRHSIGPGFGGNKEEGEQQGEQRSLKKFKRKATNNEEERVNHNNNNMESNEYRSEKPLVKEENSIVDVVSCKDGAMSEDYKEEDSSKLKWRKRHPGSVVVNAFDTGIGAKMDVDEDDCFIDDSEVKETGETEMDLNQRMAKGNDVVMTEVIMANDFDTGTNYTTIEVSENGGRRVPVKMVDGRVEDKEMDFRKKKNEDEDNTIEMKMDDRDNRFDIGIRDYRNEANGNYEEDSEMAILEISASKQKAESNRQRKMKKKMKDDLNDNDPTRMSPPLPAISKKKKRTTTKTIEFMKEMKIASQESSVFSPHSLGYSLASPDFTAAPPALICDDDGNVCDAVVVASTEESQHRSPQSSGIASSDNRGLDNLGQTCQPWQSHQNHSSSHSPGPLLNTEKIFAPRTKDMDENLYINKNSTNIATIPTSFLSEANNKNNNSNNTTSSHDPAVTGSNGNAGSSTTGVTNMLIDDLVSPTTTLLLDEQGDSSSTTDCMNAFDDLTFRAPSAGDVCIDLSVPSSFETAFKVPTLDADDAYMNEVSMTEICDNKPRCLPVPDLSPQLQDFSIEEPEYDILQATLSSPNEGSLLLSPDIGDMLYSKDILSLANKTEASLDKGLMQTPPFHNSPSLQKSPSPVMLVNNSCNRNNSPGLSLSPNPESNFNIFASNKGPVITSMQQAPIPSNPNPNGHLQGGGERFLSKVVFNRSSPEPSLQQQVQPRTMKSNMNYPNPTQKAEELQQMFALNKEGSITEHPIASNLSPPPNPKLPPEKLQKYLFAFERSPGISMSEKEISQLLVTASPQGLIPIPNPDTGPNQTLMHIGKELPIQSVATKLKGPTPGKVRRLESMIMPEDSQFQGREGGGGSGDGGGSGTVQQGFQWNTAQARQLISEYGSGNNNKDSVLRNLLVSGEDRNNGYFVNQHMGSPYLMTQTPPESLPKLDNSFIPAFTGRRQTTQNPISVNTAITAAAANPIGNQHNDGNNNGSSMSTNSVKPTTNQPEEQNWAWWWALKTTVTSPTLTSPSSVITTSSCNSSQNIRVSNSMNGTTTNITSPLVLGSPNPPYDKRALFGEDLVGVGQLDQRELNAATRVSNPVKSTIIPTVRKGCLLPNSLQSDSPNDIQALYGERLPQAKGNPTFDVSHSVENPIRVTGTIANNAATSSSSNSSSSSSTRRMSSFLFDDCRALFGVDHLPGGQNDQALSNTMTKGSHSAEDTIMTGLSNAKSSSSSYDIRTLFGVDLIPAGQLNRVSNSREGTPPSSTTTTTTTTNTTTTPNDSSEEDNVWQLVARRTFSINSSATNSPRDAETDDHFEYNDDDDHLLVSNGDKLSLLRNGSNSMATESLSEAEQSPLDMTGIQNKNNNRNSGIQAPNTLNNSMKYNRVQIPKHQNLMRPYTFTTDLAAASKWLPRLTQTDCEVNAPVWSGDRLLNGTELLRALDMENIF; this is encoded by the exons ATGGACAAGAAAACTAAACCTAGACG GAATTCAGAGAAACGGAGAGAAAAGTCCCGTGATGCAGCTCGACAACGGCGTAACCAGGAGACCCACATATTTACAGAGCTTGCCGACACACTTCCTTTGGCCAAAGGGAAGACACGTCAGCTGGACAAGGCGTCCATCATGAGGCTGACGCTGTGCTTaatgaaacaacatgaaatacgactGAGCG TGAAAGACACACGGCAGACTGTCTTTGACCAAACAGAGAGCTTCAACGCCAATAACAACGGAAGCCACGTGAATAGTATCACCGATGATGACCAGAGTGATGCAGATGCCAACAGCAACACTCAGTCATTTTCACCAAAGAACAACACAAGAACAGCTGAAGACAATAATCAGCCGACCATAACGGGAAACCATAGTCCGAGTAGAGAGTGCAGCAGCCTGGACGAGGCTGTTGTAGCGCAGCTGTATGCGAAGGCTCTGGATGGATTTGTCATTATTCTGTCACGTGATGGTGAAATTGTTGATGTGTCCGAGCACGTTGGCAAATACTTAGGTATCCAGCAG ATTGACCTTCTTGGACAAAATATCTACGAGTACATTCACCCATGTGACCACGAACAGCTACGAAGTGAGCTGGGTCCATCCCGGGCCCATCGTACGGCTGGAGTTGACACTTTGCCTTCTCCGCGACAAGTGTTCTCACTTCGTGTGAAGTCTACATTGACAGCAAAAGGGCGCAACATCAACCTGAAGTCTGCATCGTATAAG GTCATCAAGTTCAGTGGTCAACTCTTGTGCCCTACTGGAGATATCAACTTCTTCCAATCCTCATCAGCTACATCTCCtgcatcatcctcctcctctacGTCATCATCCACTGCGTGTTTACCATATTCATCCTCTTCACCTTTAGACAAAGCTTCTCTCCAGAAGAAACTAGCAAAGCACGTTGCAGCCAGCACTGATGCtgacaatgatagtgatggtgaggatggtgatgacgatgatgatgatgatgttgttgtcatcGAGAAGAAGGAATTTAAGTCTGAAgcaaatgatgacgatgagtaCAGCAGGCAggagataaagacagagaaacagattGGTGAGGAAGGTGGTGACagcagaggaggaagaggaagttgCGATCAGGGTCCCCTTCACCCTGGACATCATCCAAACAAACACAGCCCCCCCCAGCACTGTCTTCAGTCTGAGCACCTTCACCACACTTCATCTTCATTACATCAACAGTCATCGTCGTTAGCAACATCACctataacaataaaagaagaaacagaaaatggaagcTTTACGTGTGAAGCTCAGGTTGTAGGCAACAGTCTTTCTCGTCTCCTTAAGCTTCCACTTCATCAACATCCtccaactgatgatgatgatgatgatgatgatagtaataagaTGGCTGACCATGTGGATGACAAGGGTGGTGAGACTGGAAGTCATCAGAAAGGAGAAGGCCACCATCATGTGGGTCGTTTCCGTGACAACCTGAAGCAGAAACAGGATAATGATGACGAGGCTAAATCAGGTGATTCCAGTGATGCCACTGCTGATCAAGAACATAAGGACAGCAAATGTGATGACACTGCTAAAATGTTGTCACCCTGTGCCACTCCTGCAAACCGTAGCAGGCACGTCAGTGGCAACAGCTCTGACAGCAGCAGTGCCGAGACCGGAAACGCAAGAACAGGTACTGCTTACTTTGTGGCTTTCGGTGAGCCGATTCCTCATCCTTCTAACATTGAGATACCACTTGGTTCCCAGACTTTCCTCAGCCAACACAGCATGGATATGAGGTTCACTATATGGGATGAAAA AATCAAAGAATTGGTCGGCTATTCTTCTGAAGACATCATTGGACATTCCATATATGAGTATTATCATGGATTGGATGCTGAGACGGTCGGCCAAGCGTTTAAGGAGC tAATGACAAAAGGACAGATCACCACGGGGCAATACAGATTTCTGGCCAAGCAAGGTGGCCATGTCTGGCTGACCACTCAAGCAACTGTCATTTATGACAACCGCACACAGAAACCACTCTATGTTGTCTGCGTTCACAGTGTACTTAG tgAGATTGAAAACCAGCACGAGATCCTTTCCATGGTACAACAGCCATTATCTTCTCAATCCCAGCCACAAACCCCATCAGCAAAACAGTCTTTCCATCCACAAATAGAAGATCTCGTCcacacaaacaacagcaataccAAACACACAAATGACCACagtgtcacatcatcatcatcatcatcatcatcaacttctacTTCTGCAACAAGGAAAATATCCATGGACCGTACTCAGTCGTACTCTCTACTTGTTGCTCCAAAGGTTGCAACTTCTGAAGCTGAAAGCCAATTGTTGGTGAAGTGTAAGAAAGAAAATGTGGTGAACCTCAGTAGTGGTGGTCATCTTCttggcaacaataacaatgacgataCCAAGAGGAGCAAGGATGGTAGACCCTTGTTAACCTACAAAATATCTAAGTTTACCCCTCCACTTTCATCAACCTCCTCCTCGTTGTCTTCTCACAAGTTTGTCCTCTCCAAGCTTGGTGACCTGGTGAGTCAGCGTGAAGCAGGTCCCAAGTCATGTGACAGCAGGTTTTatagccagaaggatagacacaGCATTGGACCTGGTTTTGGTGGCAACAAAGAAGAGGGAGAGCAACAAGGGGAGCAAAGAAGCCTAAAAAAGTTCAAGAGAAAGGCAACAAACAATGAAGAGGAGAGAgtgaaccacaacaacaacaatatggagAGCAATGAATACAGAAGTGAGAAGCCATTGGTGAAGGAAGAGAATAGCATCGTAGATGTTGTAAGCTGTAAAGATGGTGCTATGTCTGAAGACTACAAAGAAGAAGACAGCAGCAAGTTGAAGTGGAGGAAAAGGCATCCAGGCAGTGTTGTGGTGAATGCCTTTGACACTGGCATTGGAGCAAAAATGGACGTTGATGAGGATGATTGCTTTATTGAtgatagtgaagtgaaagagaCAGGTGAAACAGAAATGGACCTGAACCAGAGAATGGCGAAGGGCAATGACGTTGTGATGACAGAGGTCATTATGGCTAACGATTTTGATACTGGAACAAATTACACCACTATAGAAGTTTCAGAAAATGGAGGTAGAAGAGTTCCTGTGAAGATGGTTGATGGCAGAGTAGAAGACAAAGAAATGGATTttaggaagaaaaagaatgaagatgAGGACAATACAATTGAAATGAAGATGGATGATAGAGATAACAGGTTTGACATTGGCATTAGAGATTATAGAAATGAGGCAAATGGCAACTATGAAGAAGACAGTGAAATGGCGATATTGGAAATCTCAGCATCCAAGCAAAAGGCAGAGTctaatagacagagaaaaatgaagaaaaagatgaaagatgatcTGAACGACAATGATCCAACAAGGATGTCACCACCCTTACCAGCAATCtccaagaagaaaaagagaacgaCAACAAAGACAATTGAGTTTATGAAAGAGATGAAGATAGCATCTCAAGAGAGCAGCGTGTTTAGCCCTCATTCTCTTGGCTATTCACTAGCGTCTCCTGACTTCACTGCTGCCCCACCTGCTCTTATttgcgatgatgatggtaatgtttgtgatgctgttgttgtggcATCAACTGAGGAGTCGCAGCATCGTTCTCCGCAATCGAGTGGTATTGCTAGCAGTGACAACAGAGGACTCGATAACCTCGGCCAGACCTGCCAGCCATGGCAGAGCCACCAAAACCACTCCAGCAGCCACAGTCCTGGTCCGCTGCTAAACACTGAGAAGATCTTTGCGCCCCGGACAAAGGACATGGATGAAAACCTCTACATCAACAAAAATAGCACAAACATAGCAACAATACCAACATCGTTCCTCAGTGaagccaacaacaaaaataacaacagtaacaacacaaCTTCTTCTCATGATCCTGCAGTCACAGGTTCTAATGGCAATGCGGGATCCAGTACCACCGGCGTTACCAATATGTTGATTGATGACTTGGTTTCTCCAACAACAACGCTGCTCCTTGATGAGCAAGGTGACAGTTCATCGACAACTGACT GTATGAATGCATTTGATGATTTGACATTTCGGGCACCAAGCGCAGGTGATGTGTGTATAGATCTGTCAGTACCTTCCAGTTTTG AAACAGCTTTCAAAGTTCCAACACTTGATGCTGATGACGCATATATGAATGAAGTCAGTATGACAGAGATCTGTGATAACAAACCACGGTGTTTACCGGTTCCAGATTTGTCTCCTCagttacaa GATTTCAGCATAGAAGAGCCGGAATACGACATTCTGCAGGCCACCCTGTCCTCACCAAATGAAGGCAGTTTGTTGCTGAGCCCAGACATCGGAGacat gctGTATTCTAAAGACATCTTGAGTcttgcaaacaaaacagaagcCAGTCTAGACAAAGGACTCATGCAAACACCTCCTTTCCACAACAGCCCATCACTACAAAAATCCCCATCACCAGTGATGTTAGTTAACAATAGCTGTAACCGTAACAACAGCCCTGGCCTTAGTCTGAGCCCTAATCCAGAATCTAACTTCAACATATTTGCATCGAACAAAGGTCCTGTGATAACTTCGATGCAGCAGGCACCAATACcatctaatcctaaccctaatggTCACCTCCAAGGAGGTGGAGAAAGGTTCTTGAGCAAGGTGGTCTTCAATAGGAGTTCACCAGAACCATCCTTACAGCAACAAGTGCAGCCGAGGACAATGAAGTCTAATATGAACTACCCTAACCCCACTCAAAAAGCAGAGGAACTTCAGCAAATGTTTGCCCTCAACAAGGAAGGGTCAATAACAGAACATCCTATAGCATCAAATTTGTCACCACCACCCAACCCTAAATTGCCAccagaaaaattacagaaataccttTTTGCTTTTGAGAGGAGCCCAGGGATTTCAAtgtcagaaaaagaaatttcacAATTACTAGTGACCGCAAGTCCCCAAGGGCTGATACCGATTCCTAATCCAGACACAGGCCCTAATCAAACTCTTATGCACATTGGCAAGGAGTTACCAATCCAATCGGTCGCTACAAAACTTAAAGGTCCAACCCCAGGGAAAGTCCGCAGACTCGAGTCGATGATCATGCCAGAAGACTCCCAATTtcaaggaagagaaggaggaggtggaagtggtgatggtggtggcagtggtacgGTCCAGCAAGGATTTCAATGGAATACGGCACAGGCACGACAACTGATCAGTGAATATG GATctggcaacaacaacaaggacagtGTTTTGCGGAACCTTCTGGTCAGTGGAGAAGACCGTAACAATGGTTACTTTGTCAACCAACATATGGGATCGCCTTATCTCATG ACACAAACTCCACCAGAATCACTTCCCAAATTGGACAACTCATTTATACCAGCGTTCACAGGCAGAAGACAAACCACCCAGAACCCAATCAGTGTCAACACAGCcatcacagcagcagcagcaaatccCATTGGTAACCAGCACAACGATGGCAACAACAATGGTTCTTCCATGTCAACCAATTCTGTCAAACCTACGACCAATCAACCTGAAGAGCAGAATTGGGCATGGTGGTGGGCTCTCAAAACAACAGTTACGTCCCCGACATTAACTAGTCCCAGTTCTGTCATCACCACCAGTTCCTGCAACAGCAGCCAGAACATCAGGGTTTCAAATTCTATGAATGGCACCACAACCAATATTACTTCCCCCTTGGTACTAGGGAGTCCGAATCCACCCTACGATAAGCGAGCTCTGTTTGGTGAGGACCTTGTTGGAGTTGGTCAGCTGGATCAGAGAGAACTGAATGCTGCCACCAGAGTTTCAAACCCAGTTAAGAGCACTATTATCCCCACGGTCAGGAAGGGCTGCCTCTTGCCTAATTCTCTACAATCAGACTCCCCCAATGACATCCAAGCCCTGTATGGTGAGAGGCTTCCCCAAGCAAAAGGGAACCCCACCTTTGATGTATCTCATTCTGTTGAGAATCCCATAAGGGTCACAGGCACAATTGCAAACAACGCtgccaccagtagtagtagtaatagtagcagtagtagtagtactcgTCGTATGTCATCATTTCTCTTTGATGACTGCCGAGCACTGTTTGGTGTGGATCACCTCCCTGGAGGGCAAAACGATCAGGCATTGTCAAACACGATGACCAAGGGTTCACATTCAGCTGAGGACACAATCATGACTGGCCTTTCTAATGCTAAGTCATCAAGTTCATCCTATGATATCCGAACACTGTTCGGGGTTGATCTCATTCCTGCTGGACAGCTGAATAGGGTTTCAAATTCACGTGAAGGCACACCACCgtcatcaaccaccaccactactactactactaacactactactactcctaatGACAGTAGTGAGGAGGATAATGTTTGGCAACTTGTTGCTAGAAGGACGTTCTCCATCAATAGCAGTGCCACTAACTCCCCTCGTGATGCAGAAACAGACGACCACTTtgagtataatgatgatgatgatcatcttcTGGTTTCCAATGGCGATAAACTATCCCTGCTAAGGAATGGCAGCAACAGCATGGCCACTGAATCTCTTTCTGAAGCTGAGCAGTCACCACTAGATATGACTGGTAtccagaacaaaaataataatcgtAACAGTGGCATTCAAGCTCCAAACACTCTCAACAACAGTATGAAATACAACAGAGTCCAAATTCCTAAACACCAGAATTTAATGAGGCCATATACATTCACTACAGATTTGGCTGCAGCCTCCAAGTGGCTGCCACGTCTCACACAAACTGACTGTGAGGTGAATGCTCCAGTTTGGTCGGGCGATCGTCTGCTTAATGGCACAGAGTTGTTGAGGGCTTTGGATATGGAAaatatcttttga